A single genomic interval of Malania oleifera isolate guangnan ecotype guangnan chromosome 11, ASM2987363v1, whole genome shotgun sequence harbors:
- the LOC131167681 gene encoding uncharacterized protein LOC131167681 has product MAEASNYRATDEEEEEDYMGDLSLFLPPVNSPPSKDSSKKVPDTKTPFISEPSKKKSKTLKGWQEQRRQEREKKQRDEDEQTLAKLEWAIPQSNIGFRMLKQMGYTPGSALGKEGVGRAEPVGLEIRRSRAGIGREDPHKEKKRKEEENFERKRRKEEENVETKRRKEEELMAEFGSRQKSQWRSRRVVVNYHKARGALAQLDNEEVLEPEKEDDEECEQDEEEEEITEEDLQEILTKLRNEHYYCLFCGCQYESMEALLNNCPGINEDDH; this is encoded by the exons ATGGCTGAAGCGAGCAACTACAGAGCGAccgatgaagaagaagaagaagattacaTGGGCgatctctctctcttccttccaCCGGTGAATTCTCCCCCTTCAAAAGACTCTTCCAAAAAG GTTCCCGACACCAAAACCCCTTTTATCTCGGAACCCTCGAAGaagaaatccaaaaccctaaaaggcTGGCAAGAACAGCGCAGGCAGGAAAGGGAGAAGAAGCAGCGAGACGAGGACGAGCAAACCCTAGCGAAGCTGGAGTGGGCGATTCCGCAATCGAACATTGGATTCAGGATGCTGAAGCAGATGGGCTACACCCCTGGCTCGGCTCTGGGCAAGGAGGGTGTGGGCCGGGCGGAGCCGGTGGGGCTCGAGATACGGCGGTCCCGCGCCGGGATAGGGCGGGAGGACCCGCAtaaggagaagaagaggaaggaggAGGAGAACTTTGAGAGGAAAAGGAGGAAGGAGGAGGAAAACGTTGAGACGAAAAGGAGGAAAGAGGAGGAATTGATGGCGGAGTTTGGGTCCCGCCAGAAATCGCAGTGGCGGAGCCGAAGAGTCGTTGTGAATTATCACAAGGCGAGAGGGGCGCTTGCGCAGTTAGATAATGAGGAAGTTCTGGAACCGGAGAAGGAGGACGATGAAGAGTGCGAACAGGACGAGGAAGAAGAGGAGATAACAGAAGAG GATCTGCAGGAGATATTGACCAAACTGAGAAATGAACATTACTATTGCCTCTTTTGTGGATGTCAG TATGAATCAATGGAAGCACTCCTAAACAACTGTCCTGGAATTAATGAAGATGACCACTGA
- the LOC131167685 gene encoding squamosa promoter-binding-like protein 9, translating into MGSTSSTCDSLNGLKFGQKIYFEDVGVGAPAKSGGGSSFASGSGGPSAAAPAKKVKGVVPGGLPQPPRCQVEGCEVDLSDAKAYYSRHKVCGMHSKSPKVIVAGIEQRFCQQCSRFHQLPEFDQGKRSCRRRLAGHNERRRKPPPGSLFPSRYGRLPSSAFENGCRSGGFLVDFSAQSRLPGRDTWPSARSSERPPGNQATAAEKYLLPYPWQSSSENAPSDLFMHGSASGTRYPSPGIPPGECFTGVSDSGCALSLLSNQPWGSRTQALGLGMNSFIDAEGIPTSIAQPTASHAVVANHLPNTAWVFKGNEMPPGLGVGHISPPINNEFSGVLGRESGRHYMELEHSRAYDSTQQMHWSL; encoded by the exons ATGGGTTCTACCTCGTCCACCTGCGATTCCCTCAACGGTTTGAAGTTCGGTCAGAAAATCTACTTTGAGGATGTGGGTGTTGGAGCTCCGGCCAAATCTGGTGGTGGGTCGTCGTTCGCCTCCGGCTCGGGCGGCCCCTCGGCTGCGGCGCCGGCGAAGAAGGTGAAAGGGGTTGTGCCGGGAGGCCTGCCTCAGCCGCCCAGGTGCCAGGTTGAAGGATGCGAAGTAGATCTGAGCGATGCTAAGGCTTATTATTCAAGGCATAAGGTTTGTGGGATGCACTCCAAGTCCCCAAAAGTCATTGTCGCCGGTATTGAACAGAGGTTCTGCCAGCAGTGCAGCAG ATTTCATCAGCTTCCTGAATTTGACCAAGGAAAAAGAAGTTGCCGCCGGCGCCTGGCTGGCCATAATGAGCGTCGGAGGAAGCCACCACCTGGATCTCTGTTCCCCTCGCGCTATGGCCGATTGCCTTCATCCGCCTTCG AGAACGGTTGCAGAAGTGGTGGCTTTCTGGTGGACTTCTCTGCCCAGTCAAGGCTTCCTGGGAGAGACACTTGGCCAAGTGCTAGATCATCCGAGCGGCCACCAGGAAATCAAGCTACTGCGGCAGAGAAGTATCTTCTTCCTTATCCATGGCAAAGCAGCTCCGAAAATGCTCCCTCTGATCTGTTTATGCACGGCTCAGCTAGTGGGACAAGGTATCCCAGTCCTGGGATTCCTCCAGGAGAATGTTTCACAGGAGTCTCTGACTCGGGCTGTGCTCTCTCTCTTCTGTCAAATCAACCATGGGGTTCCAGAACTCAAGCTTTGGGTCTTGGGATGAATAGCTTCATCGATGCTGAAGGGATCCCCACCTCCATAGCTCAACCAACAGCTTCTCATGCTGTGGTTGCGAATCACCTTCCAAACACTGCTTGGGTGTTCAAGGGCAACGAAATGCCCCCTGGACTGGGCGTGGGTCATATTTCACCGCCTATTAACAATGAGTTTTCTGGTGTGTTGGGTCGAGAAAGTGGGAGGCATTACATGGAACTCGAGCATTCCAGGGCTTATGACTCGACTCAGCAGATGCACTGGTCGCTGTAG